In Segatella copri, the DNA window GATGATGTGCTCGTGATTGCGCAAGATTTCATCGAGTGTATAAGGCTGGAAACTGTTGCCAGTCTGCAGGTTGATAAACTCTCTGAAAGAGAAGCCTCGCAAATTATAGCTTTTCACGATTCCATTGAGCTCAGGATTCTCTTCCTTCAGTCTCATCACGCTGGAACCTGTGAACACGATTCTTAACTCTGGATAGAGGTCGTAGCATTTGCGCAGCTCCTTGCTCCAGTCCGACTGCTTGAAGACCTGGTCGATGAGAAGGGTTCTGCCGCCGTGGCGAACAAAGTCACCTGCAAAATCTGCGATTCCTCTGCTTTGAAAATAGAAATTGTTCATATTCACATACAGGCACTTGCGGTCAGTAGGGCCAAAGTGCTCCTTGGCATATTGAAGGAGGAATGTAGACTTTCCTACACCGCGTGTTCCCTTTATGCCAATCAAACGGTCGCTCCAGTCGATTTCGTCCATCAGAGTGCGTCTTACTGGTGCGTCCGTATGCTCTACGAGGTATGTATGTGTTCTGAAGAATGCTTCTTCCATGAGTTTATATCGTTTCTAATTGTTTTTACGATGCAAAGGTAATTAATTATTTCTAATTTGCAAACTCTAGATAGCAAAAAGTAACTTTTTTTTCATTATTTAGCACTTGTCTAAGTAAAAATGGTGATTTTCTGCCCTTTTTTGCACTTTTCTTTATATCTTTGCACCATGAAGTTACATATTTTCAATCCAGAACATGATTTGGCTTTGGCTGCAAATCTGAAACAGTTCACCGCGCCTCATGCGGGTAGACAACTTAGAAGTGATCTTGCTTTCATTCCGGCTCTTTGGGCGGAAGAGGGCGACCTCGTACTTGTGGATGATATTGATTTTGCGAAGAACAGGGTGCGCCATTTTGGGGCTGAACTGAACAGCAAGGTTGAATTCATCACCAAGCCTCAGCTGAAGCATCTGCTCAAGACTGAATTTCTGGACAGTGTTCATCCCTGGGGATGGAACCTGTCGCTGAAAGGTGAGTTGGAGCGTTTGGGAATTCCGGAGATTATGTTGCCGACTGATGCTGTATTAAACAAGGTGCGCGAGGTGAGCAGCAGGCAATGGGCTGCCCTTCATCTGCAGCGAGGCGTGGAATATGTTACTGAGACGGCCCGTGTCAAAGAACTCATTCTCCAGCACGGCAAAGCTGTTGTCAAGGCTCCCTGGAGCAGCAGCGGGAGGGGAGTAAAATATGTAAGTGCTGAGGATTTCAAGACAGCCGGAGATTATCCTATCTTCGAAAGATGGGTGGCAAACATGATTTATCATCAGGGCGGCGTAACCGTAGAACCCCTATATAATAAGGTGAGAGATTTCGCCATGGAGTTTGAAATGAAAGATGGTAAGGCGCACTATCGCGGTCTTTCGCTCTTCGATACAATTAAGAATGCCTATTCGGGCAATGTGCTCTACTCTGAAGATGATAAGGTGGAAATGATGAAACCGCTCATTAGCGAGGCGCAGCTTGCCGGAATCAGACAGCGCATCATCGAGATAATGGAGCCGGCGCTGAAGGAAATTTACAGTGGTCCGTTCGGCGTAGACATGATGATCTGCACGAAAGGGGAGAAGGATGAATTCTGCGAGGCTGTGCTGAATCAGGAAGGTGAGGACGTAAACAGAACAGGACTGGGCGTGGTTCCTTGCATCGAAATCAATCTGCGCAGAACGATGGGTCATGTGGCAATAGATCTATACGAACATCTTGTAGCTAATTCGAGTGATGAAATGAAGACTAACAGGACGAACATCATGCGCGTGGAATATGATGGAAACAGATATCATCTCAGAATAAAGCCTGGCAGACCTTCGGAAGAGGCACCGCTGCATTGATTTTTTTTGTAAAGAACATAGATATTTTTTGTTAAGAAATAGTAAAATCGGCTTTTCCCGTGCAAGGATTAGCCGATTTTTCATTTTATCTTCAGAACTCACGATTCAGATTCCGATTCGGGAAATGCCTTTTAAAGAGAAACAGTCCCTATGGGTTCAGGAGCGTTGAGTCATTAAAATGAACTAATAAATTAGAGAAATATGAACAAGAAAGTATTTAGTGCAGCTATTTTAGCTTCAGCTGCAATGGCAATGACTTCTTGCAGCTCTAGCAAGAATGCACAGAATGAGAACGCAACAAAGGCTGAGAAGATAACGGAGGCAGAGGCTACCCGTCCGTCAGCAGATGAGGAAATGGACGAGAGTTATCTTGTCCTCTCAGAGGCTCAGCAGAACATCGTGAAGAAGAATAATGATTTCGCTTTCAAACTCTATCAGCAGATCAGCGGCATGGATTCTGAGGTGGTTTCGCCAATGAGCATCGCCTATCTGATGGGAATGCTTGCAAATGGTGCCGACGGCATGACTCAGCAGGAGATTCTGAAGGCAATCGGTTGCGAGGGCATGAGCGTGAAGGAACTCAACGACTGTTATAAGGCGCTGATGCTTTCGGCTGGCAAGCTCGACAAGCAGACAACCGTAAATATTGCCAACTTTATCGCTATCAACAAGAATTTCACATTGAACAGCGATTTCGCTCGTACCGTAGCCGATTCTTATCAGGCGGGCGTGGAGAGCATGGACTTTACCTCTCCTAAATCTGCCTCTCGCATTAATGACTGGTGCAAGAAGCAGACTAAAGGCATGATTCCTAGCATCATCGACCAGGTAGACCCAGCAGCCGTTTCTTACCTTCTGAATGCTATTTATTTTAATGGAATCTGGCAGGAGAAGTTTGATGCGAAGAATACCCGCCTCGAGAACTTCAGCGGTTACACCCGCGATATTAAGAAGGTGAACATGATGCACCTGAACAAGAAGTTTGCCTATACAGAAAATGATATGTTGCAGGCTGTAGAGCTGCCATACGGAAATGGAAGTTATCAGATGACCGTTCTTCTTCCTAAGGCTGGCAAGAGCATCAGCGAGGTGATGAAGGAGATGGATGCTGATAAACTTCAGAAGTTGAGTAATGACATGGACCGTTGCCAGGTAGATTTAAAATTCCCTAAGTTTACCACAGAGATGGATTTGTCGCTCAACCAGATTATCAGTAAATTGGGCGCTCCAAGCATCTTCCAGCCAGGCACGGCAGATTTCAGCCGTTTTGCCAATGGCAGCTTCTACGTATCGAAGATGTTGCAGAAGGCAAAGATTGAGGTAAGCGAGCGTGGAACAAAGGCTGCTGCCGTAACAGCTGCTGTGATGCTGACCTCACTGGGTCCTCACGAGATGAAGCGTGTAGAATTTCATGCCAACCGCCCATTCGTTTATTTCATTACAGAACGTAACAGTGGCGCCATTCTCTTCATGGGTCAGTTCCTGGGAGAATAATAACAGAGAATTTGCAGGTTCTTAAAACTAGAAAAGCGAAAGCTAAGTCCGTAATCCGGAATCTGGCTTTCGCTTTTTCTATTTTGTTTTATTCGCTTGCTTGCTCCTGAAACTTTTCAATGAACTCATCCTCAGTAATAATTGGAATATTGAGTTCATGGGCTTTCTTGTTCTTCGAACTCTGCGAAGCAGCATCGTTGTTAATCAGGAAGTTAGTACTCTTGCTCACGCTTCCCGTAACCTTGCCGCCCTGGCTTTCAATATAAGCTTTCAGCTCGTTGCGGTTCTTGTAATGATGCACATCTCCGGTTACGACGAAAGTCAGTCCCTGGCATTTATTTCCCGTTTCTACAGGCTCCTGCTCCTCGATAATCAGCTCGGACAACAGATGCTGCACATGCTGGAAATGAACATCATCCTTGAACCAGGCGATAAACTTGGCACTCTTTTCCGGTCCAATGCCATCAATGCTTGCAAACTCATCATCAAACATGCTCAGACGCGCCGTTTCTATCAGTTCCTTCACCTTGTAACGGCTGAGCAGTTTTTTAGCCACATCGCCGCCGCAGAGCGGAATGTTCAAGGCGTAGAGCAGATGACGGCCATCAGTATGGCGGCTCTTCTCTACACTCTCCAGAAGATTGCTTACGCTCTTCTTGCCAAATCCTTCGAAACAGGAAATCTCGAACGCATAATTCTTCAGTTTGTAGAAATCTGCATATTCCTTGATAAAACCATGATTGATGAATTTCCAGACAGTCTGTTCTGAGATTCCATCAATATTGATTCCTTCCTTGCTGACGAAGCGGGCAAATTTCTTGAGCTGTTTGGCAGGGCAGGCTGCATTGGTGCAATGGAGAGTCTTGGTGCCGCTCTCGCTCTCGCGCACTACAGCTGGCGCATGGCAAACCGGACATTCGGCGGGAATGACAAAACTTCCCACAACCTCTGTAATATTGATTACCTTCGGGATAATCTTATTGGCCTTGATGACCTGCAGTCTGGTTCCCTTGTCGCCAATGCCCAGACGCTCGCATTCGCTTACATTGCAGAGCGAGGCACGCTGCACGGTGGTTCCTTCAAGTTCTACCGGTTTGAAAACTGCTACAGGCGTGATGGTGCTGGCTGCGCACGACCATTCGATGTGGTCGAGTACGGTGTCAGCATGTTCATCTTGCCATTTAAAGGCAAATCCTGCCCTCGTAGCGTGGTGCCCTGTAACGGACCCCGTAGCTGCATAAGCCGTATCATCGTAGCAAATCACCAGTCCGTCTACCGGGAAAGGATTCTTCTTGCTTGTCACCTTCTCCGTAAACTTGTCTATTTCCTGCTGGATATTTTCTGTGGTAGGGTGGTCAATACGCTCACGTTCTACAGGATTCATTCCCAGGTCTTTCAGCATCTGCATGCGTTCGCCCCATGAGGTAAGTTCCCGCTCAGTATAAACCAGGGTGAACGGAATCCATTGGATGTGGCGCTGCTTCACCTCATCAATATCCTTCAGCGTGAGTGAGCCTGAAGCGAGGTTTCGCGGATTGGCGTAATCGCCTTCGCTTTCGATGATGAACTGTTCGAAATCAGCATACGAAATGACGGCTTCTCCTCTTACTACAAGATGTCCTTTCTCTGAAATGGTAGCAGGAATGCCTGAAATGGCTGGAGCCAAGTGGGTAATGTTGGTGCCGATGTGTCCGTTACCGCGGGTAACGATTTTGGTGAGTTTTCCGCCGTCATAGGTTACTACGAGGGTCAGTCCGTCCAGTTTCCATGAAATCCAGATAGGGCGGTCTTCTGCCCATTTTACAAGATCACTTACCTGTTTGGTCTTTGCCAGAGAGAGGGCGGCAAATTCATGCTTCTCTTTCTTTCCTACGATAGAATCTTCTGACACGCGATTAGTAGGGGAGTCAGGCAGAATTTCGCCTGTTTCCTCTTCCAATCTCTTGAGCTGGTCGAAAAGGGCGTCCCACTCATAGTCGGTCATGAGTTCGCCTTTTCCGTTATAATAACTATCCGAAGCTTGGTTGAGTCTTTCAACCAAGCTCTTCATCTGCAATAGTTTCTCTTCCATAATGAATGTTTGAGGATATTAATCAAATGTTGTGTTTTTCGATGGCCAGAAATTATTCTGCAGGTTCCATGGCTATGGAGAGTTTTTCAAAGGCGAAACGCTGACCTCTGTTTCCTCCATAGTTTACACGTCCGCAGATGCAGAAACCCATCGAAGACAGAAGGTTAATCATCGGCGTATTGTCAAAGTTGGTGTCAACCTTGATGCTAGGTATTTTTTCTACCTCGCACATGCTGTTCACCTTACTGATGAAAATACGCGCCAAACCTTCACGCTGGAAACTAGGCAACGTGGCAAAGCGATGTATTACATAATAATCGCCATCGGTAATCCAGTTGCCTACTAATTTCTTATATTTGGGTTCACCATTCAATATGACTGCTCCATAGACAACAACCTCTTCGTTTACTGTCAGAACGAAGGCGTTGCCATTTTCTATGTCTTTTCTGATGTCTTTTTCTGATGGATATTCCTCAGTCCATTGGTGACGTCCCGATTCTATCATACTTTGGCGAGCCTGGTCGATGACTTTCCAGCAAGCAGCAAAGTCCTTTATATACGCCGGTCTGAAGTTTGTCTTCATATTAATTACGCTTTTATTATTCGGGTGCAAAATTAACAAAAAAAAACGAATTAAACTAAAAAACGGAGGAAAAACTTCACTTTTTTGTTCGTTTTCCTCCGTTTTTCTTGTTTTCTGCTCATTTTGAGCTATTTTTCCTTTGCTTTATGCTAGGAAGCCGGGTGAATAAGCTTCTACGCCAAGCACTTGTCGAGCTCAGCAATGATAGCATCTTTCTGTTCCTTGATATGCTGACCGATGAATACGATTTTTATCATGCGGTCGCCCAATTCCTGATCCCATTCCTTCTGCAGCTGTGGGTTATTCATCAAGACCTGGGCGAGTTCGTCTTTCGGCATGGTAGCCAACCATTGGCCAGCCTGCTTTACAGTCTTCTGCTTGCCAGCCTGCTCGAACACGTAGCACATGTCGCGCTCATCATCGAAATAGCAGATTCCCTTGGCGCGAACCACGTCTCTAGGCCATTTTCTTGCTACGAAATCATCGAAGAGACCCAGGTCGAAAGGTTTGCGACGATAGTAAACGAAGGTGCCGATTCCGTATTCCTCAACTTCTCCGCCTTCATGATCATGGTCATGATCGTGGTGATGATGATGGTGATGGTGCTCATGCTCATCGTGGTCGTGGTCATGGTCATCGTGGTCGTGATGATGATGCTCATGTTCGTCTTCCTCGTCATGATCGTGATGATGTTCATGTGCTTCTTCTTCATCATCTTCTTCATGCTCTTCGTTTCTTTCTGATTCAATCTCCTGAATCCAACCGGCTGAAGTGGATACGGTTTCCCAATCAAACTTCTTGGTGTTGACGATCAGATTCAAGTCAACGTCACCATAGTTGCATTCAAAGATTTCTGCCTTAGGCTGGATGGCGCGGATAATCTGCTTCAGGTGCTCCAGCTCCTTAGGCTCAACCTCAGCTGCTTTGTTCAGGAGAATGATGTTGCAGAACTCAATCTGCTGGATGACGAGCGAAGCCAGATCTTCCTCATCCATATTCTTCTTCATCAGGTCGCTGCCGTTGGAGAATTCATCCTTCATGCGCAAAGCATCTACTACGGTAACGATGCTGTCAAGGCGCAGAATGCCATTCTCGATGTACTGAGGACCGAGGGATGGGATAGAGCAGATGGTCTGTGCAATAGGAGCAGGCTCGCAGATTCCGGAAGCCTCGATGACAATGTAATCGAAACGCTTCATGTCTACGATTTCCTTGAGCTGTTCTACCAGGTCCATCTTCAATGTGCAGCAGATGCAACCATTCTGGAGAGAAACGAGCGAATCATCTTTCTGACCTACTACGCCACCTTTTTCTATCAGGGCTGCATCAATGTTGACTTCACCAATATCGTTGACGATGACGGCAAACTTAATACCTTTTTCGTTAGCTAAAATCTTGTTGAGAAGGGTTGTCTTTCCACTACCCAGGTAGCCTGTCAAGAGCAATACAGGCACTTCCTTCTTTGCGTTCATATTAAAATATTTTAATGTTATACTTCTTAAACCAAGTCTGCTGATAATGCTGCTTTCTCGGGCAGCTGTCATCTGGCAGTCTGACGGTTTTGCGAAACTGCAAAGATTGTGCCACACCTTATTTTTTTGCCATCTTTTTTTCGTACACCCCTTTTTTGTCAGTTATCTTGTGTTATTTTTAGGTTATATTTCATGTTTTTCTCATTTTTCTTTGGTGGTTTCAACTAGAAATAGTATATTTGCAGAGAAAATGTGTTTTAAACAGCACATAAACTTAATGAATAAACATATTTTATATACATAAGTAAGTTAAGATGAAAAAGT includes these proteins:
- the ligA gene encoding NAD-dependent DNA ligase LigA, whose translation is MEEKLLQMKSLVERLNQASDSYYNGKGELMTDYEWDALFDQLKRLEEETGEILPDSPTNRVSEDSIVGKKEKHEFAALSLAKTKQVSDLVKWAEDRPIWISWKLDGLTLVVTYDGGKLTKIVTRGNGHIGTNITHLAPAISGIPATISEKGHLVVRGEAVISYADFEQFIIESEGDYANPRNLASGSLTLKDIDEVKQRHIQWIPFTLVYTERELTSWGERMQMLKDLGMNPVERERIDHPTTENIQQEIDKFTEKVTSKKNPFPVDGLVICYDDTAYAATGSVTGHHATRAGFAFKWQDEHADTVLDHIEWSCAASTITPVAVFKPVELEGTTVQRASLCNVSECERLGIGDKGTRLQVIKANKIIPKVINITEVVGSFVIPAECPVCHAPAVVRESESGTKTLHCTNAACPAKQLKKFARFVSKEGINIDGISEQTVWKFINHGFIKEYADFYKLKNYAFEISCFEGFGKKSVSNLLESVEKSRHTDGRHLLYALNIPLCGGDVAKKLLSRYKVKELIETARLSMFDDEFASIDGIGPEKSAKFIAWFKDDVHFQHVQHLLSELIIEEQEPVETGNKCQGLTFVVTGDVHHYKNRNELKAYIESQGGKVTGSVSKSTNFLINNDAASQSSKNKKAHELNIPIITEDEFIEKFQEQASE
- a CDS encoding serpin family protein, coding for MNKKVFSAAILASAAMAMTSCSSSKNAQNENATKAEKITEAEATRPSADEEMDESYLVLSEAQQNIVKKNNDFAFKLYQQISGMDSEVVSPMSIAYLMGMLANGADGMTQQEILKAIGCEGMSVKELNDCYKALMLSAGKLDKQTTVNIANFIAINKNFTLNSDFARTVADSYQAGVESMDFTSPKSASRINDWCKKQTKGMIPSIIDQVDPAAVSYLLNAIYFNGIWQEKFDAKNTRLENFSGYTRDIKKVNMMHLNKKFAYTENDMLQAVELPYGNGSYQMTVLLPKAGKSISEVMKEMDADKLQKLSNDMDRCQVDLKFPKFTTEMDLSLNQIISKLGAPSIFQPGTADFSRFANGSFYVSKMLQKAKIEVSERGTKAAAVTAAVMLTSLGPHEMKRVEFHANRPFVYFITERNSGAILFMGQFLGE
- a CDS encoding CobW family GTP-binding protein — protein: MNAKKEVPVLLLTGYLGSGKTTLLNKILANEKGIKFAVIVNDIGEVNIDAALIEKGGVVGQKDDSLVSLQNGCICCTLKMDLVEQLKEIVDMKRFDYIVIEASGICEPAPIAQTICSIPSLGPQYIENGILRLDSIVTVVDALRMKDEFSNGSDLMKKNMDEEDLASLVIQQIEFCNIILLNKAAEVEPKELEHLKQIIRAIQPKAEIFECNYGDVDLNLIVNTKKFDWETVSTSAGWIQEIESERNEEHEEDDEEEAHEHHHDHDEEDEHEHHHHDHDDHDHDHDEHEHHHHHHHHDHDHDHEGGEVEEYGIGTFVYYRRKPFDLGLFDDFVARKWPRDVVRAKGICYFDDERDMCYVFEQAGKQKTVKQAGQWLATMPKDELAQVLMNNPQLQKEWDQELGDRMIKIVFIGQHIKEQKDAIIAELDKCLA
- a CDS encoding GNAT family N-acetyltransferase → MKTNFRPAYIKDFAACWKVIDQARQSMIESGRHQWTEEYPSEKDIRKDIENGNAFVLTVNEEVVVYGAVILNGEPKYKKLVGNWITDGDYYVIHRFATLPSFQREGLARIFISKVNSMCEVEKIPSIKVDTNFDNTPMINLLSSMGFCICGRVNYGGNRGQRFAFEKLSIAMEPAE